The following coding sequences lie in one Rutidosis leptorrhynchoides isolate AG116_Rl617_1_P2 chromosome 4, CSIRO_AGI_Rlap_v1, whole genome shotgun sequence genomic window:
- the LOC139842059 gene encoding uncharacterized protein, producing the protein MVDYLAKTAADMLAICDPEQLPVPPLELWELYTDVTTSSEGAGARLILTGLHQEDHTYALRFSFKVTNNEAEYEALLAGMRIAQELGIKKLQAYVDSQLVANQINGTFDANEKSMQSYLALVHSLADTFIDFRISQIPKSQNKQADVLSNLAALTFNHLEKKILVEQVFKKSIEPEITVASVEEEEATWMTEIIEFLCTGSLPEDEKEVMKIRVKVPNYEMRGEILYQKSYLGASLRCIGPKEAIVIIDEIHKGSCGLHSGSRMVTERIK; encoded by the coding sequence ATGGTCGATTATTTGGCTAAAACGGCCGCTGATATGCTGGCAATATGTGACCCTGAGCAACTTCCCGTGCCTCCTCTCGAACTATGGGAGCTCTATACCGATGTCACAACAAGCTCTGAGGGTGCTGGCGCAAGGTTAATCCTCACAGGTCTGCATCAGGAAGATCATACTTATGCTTTGCGGTTCAGCTTTAAGGTGACAAACAACGAGGCAGAGTACGAAGCGCTATTAGCAGGGATGCGTATAGCCCAAGAGTTGGGAATAAAAAAGCTACAAGCCTATGTGGATTCACAATTAGTCGCTAATCAGATAAATGGCACGTTCGACGCCAATGAAAAATCCATGCAATCATACTTGGCTCTGGTCCACTCTCTGGCCGATACATTTATCGACTTCAGGATCAGTCAAATCCCCAAGAGTCAAAACAAACAAGCGGATGTACTTAGTAATCTAGCAGCTCTCACCTTCAACCATCTGGAAAAGAAGATATTAGTGGAGCAAGTTTTCAAAAAATCCATTGAACCGGAGATAACGGTTGCATCTGTAGAGGAAGAAGAAGCAACTTGGATGACAGAAATTATAGAATTCCTGTGCACTGGATCCTTACCCGAGGATGAGAAGGAAGTAATGAAGATTAGAGTGAAAGTGCCAAATTATGAAATGAGAGGAGAAATCCTATATCAAAAATCTTATTTGGGCGCATCACTACGCTGCATAGGACCTAAAGAAGCCATTGTGATTATCGATGAGATTCACAAGGGATCGTGCGGGTTACATTCTGGATCAAGGATGGTTACTGAGAGGATTAAGTGA